In one window of Bacteroidota bacterium DNA:
- a CDS encoding M2 family metallopeptidase has product MKKIFKVTAFIMIAVIATSFLNGCGSSNKKTDMTKELQDFIKKLDEKVIPLYKEVTLSSWNAEISGNEADYNKAAAAEFELTKIFANKKDFETIKKIRDSKSIEDPLLKRQLDVIYNSFLGEQIDTVKSKEMIDMQSKIGLKFNTFRAVVGKDSLTDNQVEEILRTSTDSKKLEDTWKATKKSGANIAADVIALVKKRNESAKELGFKNYHEMSLKLSEQDPAEIEKIFNELDSLTRDAFAQLKNEMDEYFAKRYKIKKEELMPWHYQNRFFQEAPKIYQVDLDVYFKGKDDVKIMEDYYKGIGIDIADVIKKSDLYEKKGKNQHAFCTDIDKAGDVRVLCNVKNDSYWMNTLLHEFGHASYTKYTERALPFELRDAAHTFTTEAVAMFFGRLSSNPQWLKAMLGLKDEEVKKIADDCYKTLRLEQLTFSRWAQVMYRFEKGLYENPDQDLNKFWWDLVEKYQLLKRPAGRNEPDWASKIHIATSPCYYHNYLLGEMLASQFTYYIAKNVYKTDDIKSIGWVNNPEIGKFFIEKVFKPGMRYEWNDMIEKATGEKLTAKYYAKQFCN; this is encoded by the coding sequence ATGAAAAAAATCTTCAAGGTGACCGCATTTATAATGATTGCGGTAATTGCAACCAGTTTTTTAAACGGTTGTGGAAGTTCAAACAAAAAAACCGACATGACGAAAGAACTGCAGGATTTTATCAAAAAACTTGATGAAAAAGTAATTCCCTTGTACAAGGAAGTTACCCTCTCATCATGGAATGCCGAAATTAGTGGCAACGAAGCTGATTATAACAAAGCTGCTGCCGCCGAATTCGAACTGACCAAGATTTTTGCAAATAAAAAAGATTTCGAGACCATTAAAAAGATTCGGGACTCAAAATCTATTGAAGACCCGCTGCTGAAGCGCCAGCTCGATGTTATCTACAACTCTTTTCTGGGCGAACAGATAGACACCGTGAAGTCAAAGGAAATGATTGATATGCAATCGAAAATCGGATTGAAATTCAATACTTTCCGCGCCGTTGTAGGCAAAGACTCTTTAACAGATAATCAGGTAGAGGAAATCCTGCGCACGTCAACCGACAGCAAAAAACTGGAAGATACCTGGAAAGCTACGAAAAAATCAGGTGCAAATATCGCAGCCGATGTGATTGCGCTGGTGAAAAAACGCAATGAATCAGCCAAAGAACTTGGATTCAAAAATTATCACGAAATGAGCCTCAAGCTCAGCGAACAGGATCCTGCGGAGATTGAAAAAATCTTCAACGAACTCGACAGCCTGACGCGCGACGCTTTTGCACAGCTCAAAAATGAAATGGATGAGTATTTTGCAAAAAGATATAAAATAAAGAAGGAAGAACTGATGCCCTGGCATTATCAAAACCGTTTCTTCCAGGAAGCTCCCAAGATTTACCAAGTTGATCTCGACGTTTATTTTAAAGGAAAAGATGACGTTAAGATTATGGAAGACTACTATAAAGGCATTGGTATTGATATTGCCGACGTCATCAAAAAAAGCGACCTCTACGAAAAGAAAGGCAAAAACCAGCATGCATTCTGCACTGATATTGACAAAGCCGGCGATGTGCGCGTACTTTGCAATGTAAAGAATGACTCTTATTGGATGAATACGCTGCTTCATGAATTCGGTCATGCGTCCTATACAAAATATACCGAACGTGCCTTACCGTTTGAACTTCGTGATGCCGCTCATACCTTCACTACCGAGGCTGTTGCGATGTTTTTCGGCCGCCTGTCCAGCAATCCGCAGTGGCTGAAAGCTATGCTGGGACTGAAAGATGAAGAGGTTAAGAAAATTGCCGACGATTGCTACAAAACGCTCCGCCTTGAGCAGCTTACATTCAGCCGCTGGGCACAGGTTATGTACCGCTTTGAAAAAGGTCTGTACGAAAATCCGGATCAGGATCTGAACAAATTCTGGTGGGATCTCGTTGAAAAATACCAGTTGCTGAAACGTCCTGCAGGTCGCAATGAACCTGACTGGGCATCAAAAATTCATATTGCAACCTCGCCCTGTTATTATCACAATTACCTTTTGGGCGAAATGCTGGCATCACAATTTACCTATTACATTGCCAAAAATGTTTACAAAACCGACGATATTAAAAGTATTGGATGGGTGAACAATCCTGAAATCGGTAAATTCTTTATTGAAAAAGTATTCAAACCCGGCATGCGCTACGAATGGAATGATATGATTGAAAAAGCAACCGGCGAAAAACTCACGGCTAAATACTACGCAAAACAATTCTGCAATTAA
- the tyrS gene encoding tyrosine--tRNA ligase: MNFIEELTWRGMIHDIMPGTEELLNKEMTVAYVGIDPTADSLHIGHLVSVMMLKHLQLSGHKPIALVGGATGMVGDPSGKSEERNLLDIEVLRHNQDCLKAQLHKFLEFSGPANAAEMVNNYDWTSEFSFLDFLREVGKYLTVNYMMAKDSVKKRLETGISFTEFSYQLLQGYDFLYLYQNKGCKLQMGGSDQWGNITTGTELIRRKIGGEAFALTCPLITKADGGKFGKTAEGNIWLDPAKTSPYKFYQFWLNTSDEDAEKYIKIFTLFTKEEVEAMTEEHRKEPHLRLLQKALAKDVTIRVHSEADYNAAVDASEILFGKGTTETLKKLPEDMLLAVFEGVPQSTVSTEIITAGVNIIDFLTDHTNVLPSKSEARRNLKENAISVNKDKVTENTVIGAEHLLDGKYILVQKGKKNYFLVTMK; encoded by the coding sequence ATGAATTTTATTGAAGAGTTAACGTGGAGAGGTATGATACACGATATCATGCCGGGAACAGAAGAATTGCTGAACAAAGAAATGACGGTTGCTTATGTGGGCATTGACCCAACCGCCGATTCATTGCATATCGGACATTTGGTTTCGGTGATGATGCTGAAGCACCTGCAGCTAAGTGGCCACAAGCCCATTGCACTTGTCGGCGGCGCCACCGGCATGGTGGGCGACCCTTCGGGAAAATCGGAAGAGCGCAATCTGCTGGATATTGAAGTGCTGCGTCACAATCAGGATTGCCTTAAAGCGCAATTACATAAGTTCCTTGAATTTTCAGGACCTGCCAATGCCGCTGAAATGGTGAACAATTATGACTGGACCAGCGAATTTTCATTTCTCGATTTTTTACGTGAAGTTGGGAAATACCTTACGGTGAACTACATGATGGCCAAGGATTCCGTGAAAAAACGGCTTGAAACGGGCATTTCGTTTACTGAGTTTTCATACCAGCTTTTGCAGGGATACGATTTCTTATATCTGTATCAAAACAAAGGATGCAAGCTGCAGATGGGCGGTTCAGACCAGTGGGGCAACATCACCACCGGAACCGAACTCATCCGGCGCAAGATTGGCGGCGAAGCCTTTGCCCTCACCTGTCCGCTCATCACCAAAGCCGATGGTGGTAAATTTGGTAAAACAGCCGAAGGCAATATCTGGCTTGACCCGGCAAAAACATCACCGTATAAATTTTATCAGTTCTGGCTGAACACATCGGATGAAGACGCAGAAAAATACATCAAAATATTTACACTTTTCACGAAAGAAGAAGTGGAAGCCATGACCGAAGAACACCGCAAAGAGCCTCATCTGCGCTTACTTCAGAAGGCATTGGCCAAAGATGTTACCATACGCGTACATTCCGAAGCCGATTATAATGCTGCTGTGGATGCATCGGAAATACTGTTTGGAAAAGGCACGACCGAAACACTGAAGAAGCTTCCGGAAGATATGCTGCTGGCGGTTTTTGAAGGCGTTCCGCAATCAACGGTAAGTACAGAAATTATAACTGCGGGCGTAAATATCATTGATTTCCTGACCGACCACACCAATGTACTTCCTTCTAAAAGTGAGGCCAGACGCAACCTTAAAGAGAATGCTATTTCGGTGAATAAAGATAAGGTTACTGAAAATACCGTCATCGGTGCCGAACATTTGCTTGACGGAAAATATATACTGGTACAGAAAGGCAAGAAGAATTATTTTCTGGTAACCATGAAATAA
- a CDS encoding NAD-dependent epimerase/dehydratase family protein, which produces MVFVTGGTGFVGSHLLFNLVSQGRAVRALKRSQSDTSRTKRIFSYYSDDYETLFSKIEWVEGDLLDIYSLDEAMKGISRVFHCAGVVSFSKTDNALMSKTNADGTANLVNAALENNIEKLCHVSSIAAIGSGEPGETIDEDTLWRTSRKNSGYAKSKYYSEQEIWRGAAEGLNTVVVNPSVIIGPGSSESLIEGLLDRMPNGFNFYTLGVNGFVDVRDVVTTMITLMDGDFHDERYIVSSENVSYRDILNYITDTLGMKRPRARAGRFLTELAWTTEKLRTMITGRKPGFTKETARISQNLVTFSNKKITNATGIQFIPVSESVKFVCDTIRGTK; this is translated from the coding sequence ATGGTATTTGTTACAGGCGGAACCGGCTTTGTGGGCTCACATCTTCTTTTTAACCTTGTGTCGCAGGGACGTGCAGTCCGTGCTCTCAAACGGTCTCAGTCGGATACATCGCGCACCAAACGAATATTCTCATATTATTCCGATGATTACGAAACCCTGTTTTCGAAAATTGAATGGGTAGAGGGTGATTTGCTTGATATATATTCGCTGGATGAAGCGATGAAGGGCATCAGTCGTGTGTTTCACTGTGCCGGTGTGGTATCGTTTTCAAAAACGGATAATGCACTTATGTCGAAGACCAATGCCGATGGCACGGCCAATCTGGTAAATGCCGCATTGGAAAACAACATTGAGAAACTCTGTCATGTGAGTTCTATTGCTGCCATTGGCAGCGGCGAACCCGGCGAGACTATTGATGAAGATACGTTGTGGCGTACCTCACGAAAGAATTCGGGCTATGCCAAATCAAAATATTATTCCGAACAGGAAATATGGCGCGGTGCCGCAGAAGGTCTGAACACGGTGGTAGTGAACCCTTCGGTGATCATTGGTCCGGGAAGCAGCGAGAGTCTTATAGAAGGCTTGCTCGATCGCATGCCCAACGGTTTTAATTTTTACACACTGGGCGTAAACGGATTTGTGGATGTGCGCGATGTGGTGACTACGATGATAACGCTTATGGATGGCGACTTTCATGATGAGCGTTATATTGTGTCGTCTGAAAATGTTTCATACCGCGACATTCTGAATTACATTACTGATACGTTGGGGATGAAGCGACCACGCGCCAGAGCAGGTCGTTTTCTTACGGAGCTGGCGTGGACTACCGAAAAGCTCCGTACGATGATTACCGGTCGTAAGCCGGGTTTCACGAAAGAAACAGCACGTATTTCACAGAATTTAGTCACGTTTTCAAACAAGAAAATAACGAATGCCACCGGCATTCAGTTCATTCCCGTTTCAGAATCCGTAAAATTTGTCTGTGATACCATTCGCGGCACGAAATGA
- the lnt gene encoding apolipoprotein N-acyltransferase, with product MRKIYLVLLAILSGALLSLAWPARGFPFLMFIGFIPLLYIEDYIGKNRHNFTRSSAFLLSYIAFFVWNLLTSWWIVYSSVFGVCMAVVFNSMFMAIVFHLYHMIRRNLFKSRGGFFILVFFWITFELLHLDWDLSWSWLNLGNAFASWPHVVQWYEYTGVFGGDVWILAVNILLYKMLLSMFGSIRSRDRAIVLSVGTFLLLAGPIAFSEMKYYTYVEKENPVDVVVVQPNIDPYNEKFNGMSTEEQLNKILRMSREKLDKNTDYLVCPETAIPEGLVEDRLEQTISFDSLKALIHDFPKLKIVIGISSFKIYRDGEKPSPTARHSEAGDYWFDVCNSGLFLDSTYKAQIYHKSKLVPGVEMMPFPKIFGPLSEFAIDLGGMTGSNATQEERTALGPVKGGIKVASVICYESIYGEFVTGYVRNGANIITILTNDGWWENTAGHRQHMQYARLRAIETRRSIARSANTGTSCFIDQRGDVFQATNYWEDAVIRQTINANTGKTFYVRFGDYIGRFSFWVSCGVLLSYVVMLLLNKRKKIKIRLPHLKKKVAE from the coding sequence ATGCGTAAAATATACCTTGTACTGCTGGCAATACTTTCAGGAGCTTTGTTGTCGCTCGCGTGGCCGGCACGAGGTTTTCCGTTCCTGATGTTCATTGGCTTCATCCCATTATTGTACATTGAAGATTACATCGGCAAGAACCGGCATAATTTCACCAGGTCAAGCGCCTTCTTACTTTCCTACATTGCATTTTTTGTATGGAATCTCCTTACTTCGTGGTGGATTGTGTATTCCTCGGTATTTGGTGTGTGCATGGCAGTCGTATTCAATTCCATGTTCATGGCCATTGTGTTTCACCTGTATCACATGATTCGCCGCAACCTGTTCAAGAGCCGCGGAGGTTTTTTTATACTGGTATTTTTTTGGATAACGTTTGAATTGTTACATCTCGACTGGGATCTGTCATGGTCGTGGCTCAACCTCGGAAACGCTTTTGCAAGCTGGCCGCACGTGGTTCAGTGGTATGAATATACAGGCGTATTTGGGGGTGATGTCTGGATACTTGCCGTGAATATTCTGCTCTATAAAATGTTGCTTTCGATGTTCGGAAGTATCCGCTCTCGCGACCGTGCCATCGTGCTGAGTGTCGGAACATTTCTGTTGCTGGCCGGTCCTATTGCCTTTTCAGAGATGAAGTATTACACCTATGTAGAAAAGGAAAATCCCGTTGACGTAGTCGTTGTTCAGCCTAACATTGACCCCTATAACGAGAAGTTCAACGGTATGAGTACCGAAGAACAATTGAATAAAATACTGCGCATGTCGCGCGAAAAACTTGATAAGAATACAGATTATCTGGTATGCCCCGAAACCGCCATTCCCGAAGGACTTGTGGAAGACAGACTGGAGCAGACCATCAGCTTCGACAGCCTGAAAGCACTGATACACGATTTCCCGAAATTGAAAATTGTGATAGGCATTTCGTCGTTTAAAATTTACCGCGATGGAGAAAAGCCTTCGCCCACGGCACGGCATTCCGAAGCCGGCGATTATTGGTTTGATGTGTGCAACTCAGGTCTGTTCCTCGATTCGACGTACAAAGCACAAATCTATCATAAGTCAAAACTTGTTCCCGGTGTAGAGATGATGCCGTTTCCCAAGATATTCGGTCCTTTGAGCGAGTTTGCCATTGACCTTGGCGGGATGACCGGAAGCAATGCCACACAGGAAGAACGCACGGCACTTGGTCCCGTAAAGGGCGGTATAAAAGTAGCAAGCGTGATTTGCTATGAATCCATTTACGGCGAATTTGTTACCGGTTATGTTCGCAATGGCGCCAATATCATCACCATTCTTACCAACGACGGCTGGTGGGAAAATACCGCCGGGCACCGTCAGCATATGCAATATGCCAGACTGCGCGCCATAGAGACCCGAAGAAGTATTGCCCGTTCGGCAAACACAGGCACTTCCTGCTTTATTGATCAGCGCGGCGATGTTTTTCAGGCAACCAATTATTGGGAAGACGCGGTAATCAGGCAAACCATCAATGCGAATACGGGCAAGACTTTCTACGTGCGTTTCGGCGATTATATCGGGCGCTTTTCGTTCTGGGTAAGTTGTGGCGTACTTCTTTCTTACGTTGTGATGCTGCTGCTGAACAAGCGCAAAAAAATCAAAATACGCCTTCCACACCTGAAGAAAAAAGTGGCTGAGTAA
- a CDS encoding ABC transporter ATP-binding protein, with amino-acid sequence MPLLEVNNLTTEFSSEGITTKAVDGISFCVEKGKILGIVGESGSGKSVTSLSIMRLIPSPQGRISNGQVILSLPDGSTTDLLSLPEKEMRRFRGKEVSMIFQEPMTSLNPVYKCGRQVAEAIMLHQHASKQKAKEITLQWFAEVLLPDPVKAYNSYPHELSGGQKQRVMIAMAMSCRPSVLIADEPTTALDVTVQKSILELMKRLQQRFGMSIIFITHDLGVIAEIADTVLVMYHGKIVEQGIAREVFRNPKHPYTKGLLACRPPLDRRLKTLLTVGDFLKSSNSEDSGNTVLPKEQLITAEERTVNHKKLYAEKPILQVKNLRKHFKIRGGLFAKNDQYFKAVDDVSFEVYPGETLGLVGESGCGKTTLGRAILRLSEPDGGSIVFRGTDITMLGSKELRALRKDIQLIFQDPYSSLNPRISIGSAIYEPMEVHRLYGSPKARRNKTIELLERVGLNETHYNRYPHEFSGGQRQRVCIARALAVDPKFIICDESVSALDVSVQAQVLNLLNELKKNFGFTYIFISHDLSVVRFMADRMMVMKDGKIVEMADADAICSNPQTDYTRKLISAIPKGN; translated from the coding sequence ATGCCACTGCTCGAAGTTAATAATCTTACTACCGAATTTTCGTCTGAAGGTATCACCACCAAAGCCGTTGACGGAATTTCATTTTGTGTGGAAAAAGGCAAGATACTCGGCATTGTGGGCGAATCCGGTTCAGGAAAATCGGTCACATCCCTGTCTATAATGAGGCTGATACCATCACCTCAGGGCAGGATTAGCAACGGTCAGGTAATATTATCCTTACCCGATGGCTCAACCACTGACCTTCTGTCATTGCCCGAAAAAGAGATGCGCCGTTTTCGCGGAAAAGAAGTTTCCATGATTTTTCAGGAACCCATGACTTCGCTGAATCCTGTTTATAAATGCGGACGTCAGGTTGCAGAAGCCATCATGCTGCATCAGCATGCTTCTAAACAAAAAGCAAAAGAAATTACGCTGCAGTGGTTCGCCGAAGTGCTGCTTCCCGATCCGGTCAAAGCATATAATTCCTACCCGCATGAGCTTTCGGGCGGACAAAAACAGCGGGTAATGATTGCCATGGCGATGTCGTGCCGGCCATCTGTTCTCATAGCCGATGAACCTACCACCGCGCTTGATGTTACCGTTCAGAAAAGCATTCTTGAACTGATGAAACGCCTGCAGCAACGATTCGGAATGAGTATCATTTTTATTACACACGATTTGGGAGTCATCGCCGAAATTGCAGACACGGTGCTTGTAATGTATCACGGGAAGATTGTGGAACAGGGCATCGCCCGTGAAGTGTTCCGCAATCCAAAACACCCGTATACCAAAGGTTTGCTGGCATGCCGCCCGCCACTCGACCGACGTCTTAAAACATTGCTCACTGTCGGCGACTTCCTGAAAAGCAGTAATTCAGAGGATTCCGGCAATACCGTGCTTCCAAAAGAACAATTAATAACTGCGGAAGAACGGACGGTAAATCATAAAAAACTGTATGCTGAAAAGCCCATATTACAGGTCAAAAATCTGCGAAAGCATTTTAAAATACGCGGCGGTTTATTTGCCAAAAATGATCAATATTTCAAAGCCGTTGATGACGTAAGTTTCGAAGTATACCCGGGCGAAACGCTTGGTCTTGTTGGAGAATCGGGATGCGGCAAAACCACATTGGGCAGGGCAATCCTCAGGCTGTCGGAACCTGACGGCGGCTCCATCGTATTCCGGGGAACCGACATTACAATGCTTGGGAGCAAGGAATTACGGGCATTGCGTAAAGACATTCAACTTATTTTTCAGGATCCGTATTCCTCACTGAATCCACGGATAAGCATAGGCAGTGCTATCTATGAGCCCATGGAAGTGCATCGCTTATACGGCTCGCCAAAAGCACGCAGAAACAAAACGATTGAATTGCTTGAACGTGTAGGATTGAATGAAACGCATTACAACCGTTACCCGCATGAATTCAGCGGAGGACAGCGTCAGCGTGTGTGCATAGCACGTGCACTTGCCGTAGATCCTAAATTTATTATCTGCGATGAATCCGTTTCGGCACTCGACGTTTCGGTTCAGGCACAGGTACTGAATCTGCTGAATGAGCTCAAAAAGAATTTTGGTTTCACGTATATTTTCATCTCACACGATTTGTCTGTTGTACGTTTTATGGCAGACCGAATGATGGTGATGAAAGACGGGAAAATCGTTGAAATGGCAGATGCAGACGCCATTTGCAGCAATCCGCAAACCGACTATACGCGAAAGCTCATCAGTGCGATACCCAAAGGAAATTGA
- a CDS encoding C69 family dipeptidase, whose product MKKKILSLVFGFSLIFMAASMYACTNLLVTKGASADGACMISYTADSHVLFGELYFRAAADYPDGTMFQIREWDTGKKLGKINQVRHTYSVIGNMNEHQLAIGETTFGGREELVDTTAIIDYGSLIYLTLQRAKTAREAIKIMGDLVAEYGYYSEGESFSICDANEAWILEMVGKGPGNRGALWVAMRIPDGYISGHANQARITTFPLNDPENCIYAKDVISFARKEGWFKGEDKDFSFSDTYHPVTFGGARFCEARVWSAFNRVNKDMGKYLDYAMGKDLKNRMPLWIKPDQKISVHGLMELMRDHYENTPMSMSEDVGAGPYHCPYRWRPMTWQLDGIDYIHERAISTQQTGFSFVTQCRSWLPDPIGGIFWFGVDDSYSTVYSPMYCGITKVPESFAQGNGSMMEFNENAAFWVFNQVSNFAYTRYNDMIPEIRAVQAELEKKYLDNTATIDAKAGELYKSSPKKAIAYLTEYSVTQGNATVKRWKELYAYLFTKYMDGNIKTKVEGQMNPKVQQPPMSADWYWLIVRETRNRYRALGKD is encoded by the coding sequence ATGAAGAAAAAAATCCTGAGCCTTGTTTTTGGTTTCTCGTTGATTTTTATGGCGGCATCCATGTACGCCTGCACCAACTTACTTGTTACCAAAGGGGCATCGGCCGATGGCGCCTGCATGATATCCTACACGGCCGATTCGCATGTGCTGTTTGGTGAACTGTATTTCCGCGCTGCAGCCGATTATCCCGATGGCACGATGTTTCAGATTCGTGAATGGGACACCGGCAAAAAACTGGGGAAAATTAATCAGGTCCGCCACACCTACTCGGTAATCGGCAACATGAACGAACATCAGCTGGCTATTGGCGAAACAACCTTTGGCGGGCGGGAAGAACTTGTTGACACCACCGCTATCATTGACTACGGAAGCCTTATTTATCTGACGCTGCAACGCGCAAAAACGGCCAGGGAAGCCATCAAAATCATGGGCGATCTGGTAGCCGAATACGGCTATTACAGCGAAGGCGAATCGTTTTCAATTTGCGATGCCAATGAAGCATGGATACTCGAAATGGTGGGCAAAGGTCCCGGCAATCGCGGCGCTCTGTGGGTTGCCATGCGTATTCCCGACGGCTATATCAGCGGACACGCCAATCAGGCACGTATCACGACTTTCCCGCTTAATGATCCCGAGAATTGCATTTACGCTAAAGACGTTATTTCGTTTGCACGCAAAGAAGGCTGGTTCAAAGGCGAGGATAAAGACTTTAGTTTTTCAGACACCTATCATCCCGTAACGTTCGGTGGTGCCCGTTTTTGCGAAGCACGCGTGTGGTCAGCGTTCAACAGGGTGAATAAAGATATGGGCAAATACCTTGATTATGCCATGGGCAAAGATCTTAAAAACCGTATGCCGCTGTGGATAAAACCCGATCAGAAGATTTCTGTTCACGGACTGATGGAACTCATGCGCGATCATTATGAAAACACGCCCATGTCGATGAGCGAAGATGTAGGTGCCGGTCCTTATCATTGCCCTTACCGCTGGAGACCCATGACATGGCAGCTCGATGGTATAGACTACATTCACGAACGCGCGATTTCAACACAGCAAACAGGATTTTCTTTTGTGACTCAGTGCCGTTCATGGCTGCCCGACCCAATTGGCGGCATTTTCTGGTTTGGCGTTGACGATTCTTATAGCACCGTGTACTCACCCATGTACTGCGGAATTACAAAAGTTCCCGAATCTTTTGCACAAGGAAATGGATCTATGATGGAATTCAATGAGAACGCGGCATTCTGGGTATTCAACCAGGTTTCAAATTTTGCCTACACACGCTATAACGACATGATTCCGGAAATACGGGCAGTGCAGGCCGAACTCGAAAAGAAATACCTCGACAACACCGCAACCATTGATGCCAAGGCCGGTGAACTTTACAAATCATCACCTAAAAAAGCAATCGCATATCTTACCGAATACAGCGTTACTCAAGGCAACGCAACGGTTAAACGCTGGAAAGAACTGTACGCCTACCTTTTCACAAAGTATATGGATGGCAACATCAAAACAAAGGTAGAAGGACAAATGAATCCAAAGGTTCAGCAACCGCCCATGAGTGCCGACTGGTACTGGCTCATCGTTCGCGAAACCCGCAATCGTTATCGTGCCCTCGGCAAAGATTGA
- a CDS encoding ImmA/IrrE family metallo-endopeptidase: MPDPKEILLRFIPPASFDIVTAWLTQSRARLKITRERSSKYGDYTIPNGDTKFHRITINYNLNPYSFLITLAHEVAHLKFYEKFNTLRDPHGENWKEEYRRLLLELNIAGIFPEDIQKAVAGYVNRIKASARADRELHMVLRRYDRPDSSVILLEQLPEGALFSVDGGRIFRKGKKLRTWYSCTLEATKRTYRVNPMAEVTPIPG, from the coding sequence ATGCCTGATCCCAAAGAGATTCTTCTTCGTTTTATACCACCGGCGAGCTTTGATATCGTTACTGCATGGCTCACACAGAGCCGTGCCCGGCTTAAAATTACGCGTGAACGAAGCAGCAAATACGGCGATTATACCATTCCTAACGGTGATACCAAGTTCCATCGCATCACCATCAATTATAATCTGAATCCGTATTCATTTCTTATTACGCTGGCTCATGAAGTAGCGCATCTGAAGTTTTACGAGAAATTCAATACGCTGCGCGACCCGCACGGTGAGAACTGGAAAGAAGAATACAGGCGGTTGCTGCTGGAGCTTAATATTGCAGGCATTTTCCCTGAAGATATTCAAAAGGCGGTTGCCGGATATGTGAACCGAATAAAAGCATCGGCACGTGCCGACCGTGAGCTCCATATGGTACTGCGGCGTTATGACCGGCCCGATTCGTCAGTAATCTTGCTCGAACAATTGCCCGAAGGCGCGCTGTTCAGTGTTGATGGCGGTCGGATTTTCCGTAAAGGGAAAAAGCTCAGAACATGGTATTCATGTACCTTAGAGGCGACCAAAAGGACATACCGTGTTAATCCGATGGCAGAAGTAACGCCGATACCCGGATAG
- a CDS encoding mannose-1-phosphate guanylyltransferase — translation MRNNNNYCVIMAGGIGSRFWPMSRTSCPKQFIDILGTGETLIQQTFKRFLKTIPLENIYIVTNDSYSELVKEQLPQIADAQIISEPSRRNTAPCIAYACYKIFVLNPDANVVVAPSDHIIMKEDAFNDVLQSALNAASKHEWLITLGITPSRPDTGYGYIQHKDNGAFPEDTRIRKVKTFTEKPAIDMARFFIESGDFLWNSGIFVWSVKSILNAFEQFLPEIKEAFHKGLTLFNTPQETAFIKDTYTTCKSISIDYGIMEKADNVYVLISDFGWSDLGTWGSLYDVRQKNEKGNAIVGKNVIMYESTNCIVNMPKDKLVVLHGLKDYIVVESGNVLLVCPKSDEQQIRQIVNDVKIEKGEQFI, via the coding sequence ATGAGGAATAACAACAATTACTGTGTCATAATGGCCGGGGGCATCGGCTCACGTTTCTGGCCAATGAGCAGGACATCGTGCCCAAAACAGTTCATCGACATACTCGGAACAGGCGAAACCCTTATCCAGCAAACCTTTAAAAGGTTTCTTAAAACAATTCCCTTAGAGAATATTTATATTGTTACCAACGATTCGTATTCTGAACTGGTTAAAGAACAGCTTCCGCAGATTGCCGATGCGCAGATTATTTCTGAACCTTCACGCCGCAACACGGCTCCCTGCATAGCCTATGCATGCTATAAAATTTTTGTGCTGAACCCCGATGCCAATGTTGTTGTAGCACCTTCCGATCATATTATTATGAAGGAAGACGCCTTTAATGACGTTCTGCAATCGGCGCTGAATGCTGCTTCAAAACATGAATGGCTGATTACACTCGGAATCACACCAAGCAGACCGGATACGGGTTACGGCTATATTCAACATAAAGATAACGGTGCGTTTCCCGAAGATACACGCATCCGTAAAGTAAAAACATTTACCGAAAAGCCGGCCATAGACATGGCGCGATTTTTTATAGAAAGCGGCGATTTTTTATGGAACTCCGGTATATTTGTGTGGTCGGTGAAAAGCATATTAAACGCGTTTGAACAATTCCTTCCGGAGATAAAAGAAGCGTTTCACAAAGGACTTACGCTGTTTAATACACCGCAGGAAACAGCCTTTATTAAAGACACCTATACCACCTGTAAAAGCATTTCCATTGATTACGGTATCATGGAAAAAGCCGATAATGTGTATGTGCTAATTTCTGATTTCGGATGGTCCGACCTTGGTACCTGGGGCTCCTTATATGATGTGAGACAGAAAAATGAAAAAGGCAATGCCATTGTAGGCAAAAATGTAATCATGTACGAAAGCACCAACTGCATTGTAAATATGCCGAAAGACAAGCTGGTAGTGTTGCACGGACTCAAAGACTATATTGTAGTGGAGTCGGGCAATGTGTTGCTGGTATGCCCCAAATCAGACGAGCAGCAAATCCGGCAGATTGTGAACGATGTAAAAATCGAAAAAGGCGAGCAGTTTATCTAA